One Phoenix dactylifera cultivar Barhee BC4 chromosome 8, palm_55x_up_171113_PBpolish2nd_filt_p, whole genome shotgun sequence genomic window carries:
- the LOC103720508 gene encoding auxin-induced protein 22D-like — protein MEGGGSDGSDLDNLKATELKLGLPGTGEQEKLPSILPRSSKRAILEANEGPSKRNSSEIKSVERDQKPAAKAQIVGWPPIQSYRKNSYQAMKMEAEPTGMYVKVSMDGVPYLRKIDLKVYKGYEELREALEDMFKCFSLGEISRMNESNGYEYAITYEDKDGDWMLVGDVPWEMFISSCKRMRIMKGDEARGLGSTP, from the exons atggaaggtggaggaagcGATGGGAGTGATCTCGATAACCTTAAAGCGACCGAGCTAAAGCTTGGGCTGCCGGGGACCGGCGAGCAAGAGAAACTACCGTCGATACTCCCTAGGAGTAGCAAACGGGCAATCTTGGAGGCTAATGAGGGCCCATCAAAGAGAAATTCCTCGGAGATCAAATCAGTTGAGAGAGACCAAAAACCAGCAGCAAA GGCACAAATAGTTGGGTGGCCACCAATCCAATCATATAGGAAAAATAGCTACCAAGCAATGAAGATGGAGGCAGAGCCCACTGGGATGTATGTGAAGGTGAGCATGGATGGAGTTCCTTATTTGAGGAAAATTGATCTCAAGGTCTACAAGGGGTACGAGGAGCTCAGAGAGGCCTTGGAGGATATGTTCAAATGCTTTTCCCTAG GTGAGATTTCAAGGATGAATGAAAGCAATGGGTATGAATATGCTATCACGTACGAAGATAAAGATGGGGATTGGATGTTGGTTGGAGATGTTCCATGGGA GATGTTCATCTCCTCATGCAAGAGGATGAGAATAATGAAAGGAGATGAAGCAAGAGGCTTGGGTTCAACCCCATGA
- the LOC103720509 gene encoding pentatricopeptide repeat-containing protein At3g04750, mitochondrial, whose translation MHFSSFHSLSKSFSSDCPLLLVVLGCFSMTSLRRTKIPLFLVCHTHYGFRLCSSAAKISRSWDPTVSLRLEHPTLILLEKCRNSDHFKQILAQMMRLHLVTQTFPMSRLLYFSAVSHPWHLNEAVLLFKHFTPHPNLYIYNIMISALSFSSSQSLNLYKSMLSSCIFPDEHSLLSLLKSSRNISERKQTHGHVIINGFSSHVYLQNSLMKMYLETGEVALAQQVFHCMLNRDIVSLNIMIAGYARNGYSMEALKLLHDMTVSGIEPDQYTIVGLLLSCGQLRDAHLGKSVHGLIVRRMPFGGWGLILNNALLDMYAKCGEMKTAMKVFDGIDERDDTSWNIIIGGFANAGELNIAYRLFCETPFRNLISWNSILAGYARMGDFRTAMKLCREMFACKIRPDKMTAIALISAAAEMGVLHNGKCVHGWIVKAHGTLDAFLGSALIDMYCKCGIIERSYIVFEMVYERDVTIWTTMITGLALHGHGIKALELFWKMLEEGVMPNAVTLVAVLTACSHAGLVDQGYKIFESMKQSYNIEPGVEHYGCLVDLLARSGKLTEAINVIKGMPMKPTRSIWGAILSASKVHQNMEIAEAVSGKLLEVEPEEEGGYILLSNTYAACGKWKYSDKIRKAMDSRGVKKIAGYSRVIIDGVLNEFISSDKRHPRWAEIYCMLCDLNRVLMAGAEVSFQCLQQMQGLDME comes from the coding sequence ATGCATTTTTCCTCTTTTCATTCCCTGAGTAAAAGTTTTTCATCTGACTGTCCATTGCTATTGGTAGTCCTTGGCTGTTTTTCTATGACATCATTAAGGAGAACCAAAATACCTCTCTTCTTGGTTTGCCATACTCATTATGGCTTCCGTCTCTGCTCTTCTGCTGCAAAAATCAGTAGGAGTTGGGATCCTACTGTTTCCCTACGCCTTGAACACCCAACACTTATTCTTCTTGAGAAATGCAGAAATAGTGATCACTTCAAACAAATATTGGCACAAATGATGAGGCTCCACCTTGTTACCCAGACTTTTCCCATGAGTAGGCTCCTATACTTCTCTGCAGTTTCTCACCCTTGGCATCTGAATGAGGCTGTTCTCCTCTTTAAGCACTTCACTCCCCATCCGAATCTCTACATTTACAACATTATGATATCAGCTCTATCTTTCTCATCGAGCCAATCTCTCAACCTCTATAAATCTATGCTTTCATCATGTATTTTTCCTGACGAGCACTCCCTTCTCTCCCTCCTTAAGTCATCCAGAAATATTTCAGAGCGAAAGCAGACTCATGGTCATGTCATCATAAATGGCTTCAGTTCACATGTGTATCTACAAAACTCTCTTATGAAGATGTATTTGGAGACTGGAGAAGTGGCTCTTGCTCAACAGGTGTTTCACTGTATGCTCAACCGAGATATTGTTTCATTGAATATCATGATAGCTGGGTATGCCAGAAACGGATATAGCATGGAAGCACTCAAATTGCTCCATGACATGACTGTTTCAGGTATTGAACCTGATCAGTATACCATTGTGGGTCTTCTTTTGTCCTGTGGCCAGCTGAGAGATGCACATTTGGGGAAGTCTGTACATGGGTTGATCGTacggaggatgccttttggtgGCTGGGGCTTAATCTTGAACAATGCTCTTTTAGATATGTATGCAAAATGTGGGGAGATGAAGACTGCTATGAAGGTGTTTGATGGAATTGATGAGAGGGATGACACTTCATGGAacataattattggaggatttgcCAATGCTGGTGAATTAAATATTGCCTACAGGCTTTTTTGTGAAACACCTTTCAGGAACCTGATTTCATGGAATTCTATTCTTGCTGGGTATGCTCGTATGGGGGATTTCAGAACAGCGATGAAACTATGTAGGGAAATGTTTGCATGTAAAATTAGACCTGATAAGATGACTGCCATTGCTTTGATTTCTGCTGCTGCAGAGATGGGAGTTCTGCATAATGGGAAATGCGTACATGGTTGGATTGTAAAGGCACATGGAACTCTGGATGCTTTCCTGGGATCAGCATTGATAGATATGTATTGCAAATGTGGAATTATTGAAAGATCTTATATTGTTTTTGAAATGGTCTATGAAAGAGATGTTACAATATGGACAACTATGATCACAGGTCTTGCACTCCATGGTCATGGAATCAAAGCTTTAGAATTGTTCTGGAAAATGCTGGAAGAAGGTGTAATGCCAAATGCTGTGACCTTAGTTGCTGTTCTTACTGCTTGTAGTCATGCTGGTTTGGTGGACCAGGGGTATAAAATTTTTGAGAGTATGAAACAAAGCTACAATATTGAGCCAGGAGTAGAGCACTATGGGTGTCTGGTTGATCTTCTTGCACGATCAGGGAAGCTGACTGAGGCGATCAATGTGATTAAGGGGATGCCAATGAAACCTACACGGTCTATTTGGGGAGCTATTTTAAGTGCTAGTAAGGTCCATCAAAATATGGAAATTGCAGAGGCTGTTTCTGGGAAGCTGTTAGAGGTGGAGCCCGAGGAAGAAGGTGGCTATATTTTGTTATCTAACACATATGCTGCTTGTGGGAAGTGGAAATATTCTGACAAGATCAGAAAGGCTATGGATAGCAGAGGGGTGAAAAAGATAGCGGGATACAGTAGAGTGATTATTGATGGGGTTCTTAATGAATTTATTTCTTCAGATAAAAGACATCCGAGGTGGGCTGAGATTTATTGCATGTTATGTGATCTGAATAGAGTATTAATGGCAGGTGCAGAAGTTTCATTTCAGTGTCTGCAACAGATGCAAGGCCTAGACATGGAATGA